Genomic DNA from Flavobacterium sp. N502540:
AAATTGAAGAAACATTAGGAACATTTGTGACAGATAAGAAACACCGCTCTCTCCTGAATAATGCTGTAAATTACAATTGACAACAAATGAAATGGCAGTATTAAAAGCCAGATCCGGACTCATCGACGGGTTGTTATCGGGATTTAAAAATAATGATCCCTGGAACAATAAAATAAAGAAGCAAAGAAAGAACCAAATCATGTTAATACCTAAAAGAGCTTTTAAGTGTTGTTTCCAGTTCATTTCTTCAGTGGAATTGATACCACTAATTTTAAAGATAATTTTTTCAATTGGATTGAAAATCGGGTCAAAAAGTGTTTTGTCACCTAAATAAACTTTAGCAATATATTTTCCTATTGGAATGGCTAAAACTATCGTGATGATAAAAATACCAATGACACCTAATAATTCTGTATTCATATTTTGTTTGTTAGAAATTAAATAAAGTTTAAGCTTTTACAAATACATGATGAGTATGATAAAGGCTAATGTCCAAGCCATGTAAACAGATACCAGAAATATTTTTTTGGATTGTGACTTTTTCATTTTTTTAGAATTTTTCGGGTTTAATTAATACGTAAACCAAATAGCCAAAAACGGCGATCGAAATAATAAATAGTGCTGTCATGATTTAGATTTTTTCAAAAAATTCAACAGATTTGAAACAGATGCCAAAGAGCAGGGAACCCAGTGCGAGTAAAAGAAAGGTGATTAACATAGATTATTGGATTATTAGATTTGTTATTTGTGATATGTGAAATGTTAGTTGCAAGTATGATTTCATTTTACAGTTCACATCTTACTTTTTACATTTTGCTGAAATCAGACTCCTGAAGTATTAATTTGTCTGATATATTCTGCTCTAAGCGTTTGTGGAAAAAGATGTGAAATATTGCAGTGACGCATTTCCATAAAAGAAGAAACAGAGAAAACATACACATTTGAAATGGCGTTTTTAGTTTCGAAACTTCCGCTGATGAATAGGCGTTCAGCAAGTGCAAGACATTTTTTTGCCCGAACAATATTGCCGGATATAATTGATTTTTTGGTTATCTCAGCAAAGCGTTCTGCTTGTTTGTAGATTGAAGTGACTTGATTTTTCATGAGAATGAATTTTTGTGTTCTTCCCACTTATGCCAAAAGTCAGACCTAAATTGTAAAGGAATAGGTAAGGTGTTGCTGATAAACGAATTGCGGGTTTGTGCCAAAAATGAGGCATAAAAAAAGCCTATCAAAATGATAAGCTTTTATTGAAATGATAAGGAAATTTTAAGTT
This window encodes:
- the kdpF gene encoding K(+)-transporting ATPase subunit F, which produces MTALFIISIAVFGYLVYVLIKPEKF